One window of Mauremys mutica isolate MM-2020 ecotype Southern chromosome 6, ASM2049712v1, whole genome shotgun sequence genomic DNA carries:
- the LOC123372171 gene encoding phospholipase A2 inhibitor NAI-like — MKVSFTLCILLAFIDAGSSLQCEVCHEIGESCSGPMETCDTGKETCGIMKHEAVQESKRIVITQKSCLHSNSCRADPISMNFGNGITQRNGIICCVGEACKTASDPLPPMNTVPNGLQCPACYTENSYQCSEDTVRCTGAQTQCFDIAGKITIGILPLKTAMKGCTTESECTAPKGEKGFDMDIVRFECKPASSRGHKALGFAPCVALLLPPLSRLILVQLLS; from the exons ATGAAGGTTTCCTTCACCCTCTGCATCCTCTTGGCTTTCATAGATGCAG GGAGCTCTCTTCAGTGTGAGGTTTGCCATGAAATAGGGGAGAGCTGTTCCGGCCCCATGGAAACCTGCGATACTGGCAAAGAAACCTGTGGCATCATGAAGCACGAAGCTGTACAAG AGTCAAAGAGGATTGTGATAACCCAAAAGTCCTGCCTGCACTCCAACAGTTGCCGAGCAGACCCCATTAGTATGAACTTTGGGAACGGAATAACACAAAGGAACGGAATCATCTGCTGTGTGGGAGAAGCCTGTAAAACAGCATCTGACCCAT TGCCACCAATGAACACCGTGCCCAATGGCCTGCAGTGTCCGGCATGCTACACTGAGAATTCTTACCAGTGTAGTGAAGACACTGTGCGTTGTACCGGAGCCCAGACCCAGTGTTTTGATATAGCTGGGAAAATAACCATTG GCATACTACCCCTAAAAACCGCAATGAAGGGCTGCACCACCGAGTCTGAGTGCACTGCACCAAAAGGGGAGAAAGGGTTCGATATGGACATTGTGAGGTTTGAGTGCAAACCAGCCTCCAGCAGAGGCCACAAGGCTCTTGGATTTGCCCCTTGTGTCGCCCTCCTCCTTCCACCCCTGTCAAGGCTTATCTTGGTGCAGCTGCTTTCTTGA